The proteins below are encoded in one region of Salvelinus sp. IW2-2015 unplaced genomic scaffold, ASM291031v2 Un_scaffold1826, whole genome shotgun sequence:
- the LOC112072112 gene encoding CD209 antigen-like protein C isoform X5 translates to MSEGVYGNSDGVEDNEPDAMKNTDIDGQLYANVRAINISPRDGVVASVHFQWWKRPSAVCLGLLCVLLMAGIIGLSAYYGVIGHHNSTERNQLQTSNNNLTEERDQLQTSYNNLTKERDQLQTERDFLSGRLTNCGWQKFESRWYFLSTETKTWNKSREDCLERGADLVIINSDKKQEFLFKLKKRVWIGLTDSVTEGTWRWVDGTPLTTPRYWNDNQPDSGDPSGEEDCVEIHKDWISLKAWNDMPCDKKLNWICEKVF, encoded by the exons ATGTCAGAGGGAGTTTATGGAAACTCAGATGGAGTTGAAGACAATGAGCCTGATGCAATGAAGAACACAGACATTGACGGCCAATTATATGCCAACGTAAGAGCCATCAATATCAGTCCAAGAGATGGAGTTGTTGCTTCAG TACATTTTCAGTGGTGGAAGAGACCCTctgcagtgtgtctggggctgctgtgtgttctcctaatggctgggatcataggcctGTCTGCCTACT ATGGAGTCATTGGTCATCACAACTCAACAGAGAGaaaccagctacagaccagtaacaacaacctgactgaagagagagaccagctacagaccagttacaacaacctgactaaagagagagaccagctacagactgaGAGAGATTTTCTTAGCGGGAGGCTTACCAATTGTG GCTGGCAGAAGTTTGAATCCAGATGGTACTTCCTGTCTACTGAGACTAAAACCTGGAATAAGAGCAGAGAGgactgtctggagagaggagcagacctgGTGATCATAAACAGTGATAAgaaacag GAGTTTCTCTTCAAACTCAAAAAGAGAGTCTGGATTGGTCTGACTGACTCTGTTACTGAGGGGACTTGGAGATGGGTGGACGGCACCccactgaccaccccaag gtactggaaTGACAATCAGCCTGATAGTGGAGATCCTAGTGGGGAGGAGGACTGTGTTGAGATACATAAAGATTGGATTTCACTTAAGGCATGGAATGACATGCCATGTGACAAGAAACTCAACTGGATTTGTGAGAAAGTGTTTTAA